From a region of the Rhipicephalus microplus isolate Deutch F79 chromosome X, USDA_Rmic, whole genome shotgun sequence genome:
- the LOC119176873 gene encoding uncharacterized protein LOC119176873: protein MGLTKSRSRPLHGDELVELVECTGLNPSILRRWHREFIKDFPRAYFTREEMKVAFRTMFPDGYPDCFMDIIFNAMDKRRIGYVTFRDFVKTIAITVIGTEDDKLNWAFDVFDQKGDGFVTLDELINVVEALWQLHGESPDMEDHKLHFIRRRTRLIFRRLDVKKEGRISRDQFRDVLKQDQWVIKNVLHVYSSAVGTSSRVVQSP from the exons ATGGGGCTCACAAAATCCCGTTCTCGGCCCCTCCACGGCGACGAACTGGTTGAGCTGGTGGAGTGCACGGGACTAAATCCGAGCATCCTGCGGCGATGGCACCGCGAGTTTATCAAGGACTTTCCACGGGCATACTTCACGCGGGAAGAAATGAAGGTCGCATTCAGAACCATGTTTCCCGACGGCTACCCGGACTGCTTCATGGACATCATATTTAACGCCATGGACAAGCGACGAATTGG ATACGTGACGTTCCGCGACTTCGTGAAGACGATCGCGATCACAGTGATCGGGACGGAGGACGACAAGCTCAACTGGGCGTTCGACGTGTTCGACCAGAAAGGCGACGGCTTCGTCACCCTGGACGAACTGATAAACGTGGTCGAGGCCCTCTGGCAGCTGCACGGCGAGTCGCCCGATATGGAGGACCACAAGCTGCACTTCATCCGGCGCCGCACTCGCCTGATATTCCGGCGGCTGGACGTCAAGAAAGAAGGACGCATCAGCCGCGACCAGTTCCGAGATGTTCTCAAGCAGGACCAATGGGTCATCAAGAACGTGCTGCATGTCTACTCGTCCGCTGTGGGCACCTCTTCTAGGGTCGTCCAATCACCCTGA